From the Corticium candelabrum chromosome 2, ooCorCand1.1, whole genome shotgun sequence genome, one window contains:
- the LOC134176223 gene encoding collagen triple helix repeat-containing protein 1-like, which produces MMGFILSISTVAFVCLTSSTSVHSQLEYDLEYDLPDLGSAAAYKPVLRQKGEKGDRGEKGMKGPPGVTPMLLMNWKQCTKTEGTARSKGSLLGCFFKKHRFDTSLHVEFGGTLRATHLGSGSNLNEYSTYSICVRWYFTFDGKECEPPIDGVVFESERSNSHRPHQIGGFCQATMEDTAIKSGWVNIRFNIGECHHGSRKLQGIPYLGLDSVSRITITEVPQPQQPYPGFEDGM; this is translated from the exons ATGATGGGATTCATCCTGTCTATCTCGACTGTTGCGTTCGTCTGTCTGACATCGTCAACCTCCGTTCATTCACAACTTGAATATGACCTAGAATACGACCTACCTGATCTCGGATCAGCAGCTGCTTACAAG CCTGTACTTCGACAAAAAGGTGAAAAGG GTGATCGAGGCGAGAAAGGGATGAAAGGTCCGCCAGGAGTTACACCAATGTTACTCATGAACTGGAAGCAATGCACTAAGACTGAGGGCACAGCTAGATCAAAAGGATCATTACTC GGGTGTTTCTTCAAGAAACATCGTTTCGATACGTCACTACATGTGGAATTTGGAGGGACTCTACGAGCAACCCACCTCGGATCCGGATCGAACCTTAACGAATATTCCACGTATTCTATTTGTGTTCGATGGTACTTTACATTTGATGGAAAAGAATGTGAACCACCTATTGATGGCGTCGTGTTTGAGAGTGAGAGAAGCAATTCACATCGTCCACACCAAATCGGTGGTTTTTGTCAAGCAACAATGGAAGACACAGCCATCAAAAGCGGCTGGGTTAACATTAGATTTAACATTGGGGAATGTCATCATGGTAGCCGAAAACTACAAGGTATTCCTTACCTTGGGTTGGACTCTGTTTCACGAATAACAATCACTGAAGTGCCACAACCTCAGCAACCATATCCAGGATTTGAAGATGGTATGTGA